Proteins from one Bacteroides mediterraneensis genomic window:
- a CDS encoding cytidylate kinase family protein, with the protein MNVFLFRRYLLFCVSLFVNALGIAFITKALLGTSPITSVTYVLSMFTPLTIGQWTILLNLLFVVLEPFLMSRQELKADLRMYLLQIPISFCFGTFIDICMHYVLFWLHPETYVYMIIALLIGCVILAVGIALEVKANAAMMAGEYFVNVITKRFRGEFGYVKLGFDVTLVVFACLLSLIFMSGIYGVREGTVISALVVGPIVHFVSPYYQFLDKWITDPSVREKAAMAQGQHIVITIAREYGSGGHLLGEMLSKELGLKLYDKEFIQLAAQRSGMDEQYIVKNEQSIPSFWLKCILSKNSERPLESSLSSDDVLFVSESKIIQELAAKESCIIVGRCADFVLKDYPKVLKVFCYSDVESAVNRCVEEYGIARENAEAEIRRINRNRVHHYEYYTGMKWGEPHHYNLMLNTGTIDLKTACQLVKGVYQGLEKA; encoded by the coding sequence ATGAATGTATTTCTTTTTAGACGCTACCTGTTGTTTTGCGTTTCTTTGTTTGTAAACGCACTTGGAATCGCTTTCATTACCAAGGCTTTGCTGGGTACGTCTCCGATTACGAGTGTGACGTATGTATTGAGTATGTTTACTCCTTTGACCATCGGACAGTGGACCATCCTGTTGAATCTTCTGTTTGTGGTGCTGGAACCGTTTCTGATGTCACGCCAGGAATTGAAAGCTGATTTGCGGATGTACCTTCTGCAGATTCCCATTTCTTTCTGTTTCGGTACGTTTATCGATATTTGTATGCACTATGTGTTGTTCTGGCTGCACCCGGAAACCTATGTATATATGATTATTGCCCTGTTGATAGGTTGTGTGATTTTGGCCGTAGGTATCGCACTCGAGGTAAAGGCAAATGCAGCCATGATGGCTGGGGAATATTTTGTGAACGTCATCACAAAAAGGTTCCGTGGAGAGTTCGGCTATGTGAAGCTGGGATTTGATGTGACGCTGGTTGTCTTTGCCTGCTTGTTGTCCTTGATATTCATGTCGGGAATCTATGGGGTACGTGAAGGAACCGTGATTTCGGCGTTGGTGGTAGGTCCGATTGTGCATTTTGTAAGTCCGTATTATCAATTCTTGGATAAATGGATTACAGATCCTTCCGTGCGGGAAAAAGCCGCTATGGCTCAAGGACAGCATATTGTAATTACCATTGCGCGTGAGTATGGAAGTGGGGGGCATCTGCTGGGTGAGATGCTCTCGAAGGAACTCGGTCTTAAGTTGTATGACAAGGAATTTATCCAGCTGGCTGCCCAGCGTAGCGGAATGGATGAGCAGTACATTGTGAAGAATGAGCAGTCTATCCCTTCTTTCTGGTTGAAATGCATTCTTTCGAAGAACAGTGAACGGCCGCTGGAGTCCAGCCTTTCATCGGATGATGTGTTGTTCGTGTCCGAGAGTAAGATTATTCAGGAACTGGCCGCCAAAGAATCCTGTATCATCGTGGGTCGTTGTGCGGATTTCGTATTGAAGGATTATCCGAAAGTGTTGAAAGTGTTCTGTTATTCCGATGTGGAAAGCGCGGTGAACCGTTGTGTGGAAGAATATGGCATTGCCCGGGAAAATGCGGAAGCTGAAATCAGGCGGATAAACCGTAACCGGGTTCATCACTATGAGTATTATACGGGCATGAAATGGGGTGAACCGCATCATTACAATCTGATGCTGAATACCGGAACGATTGATTTGAAAACGGCCTGTCAGTTGGTGAAAGGAGTTTATCAGGGCTTGGAGAAAGCTTGA
- the bla gene encoding class A beta-lactamase, subclass A2 gives MKTSYLILLLLLLPIHSLASNCLQELHSNINHFIAQQKAEIGVAIIAEGKDTLTIGNNHHYPLMSVFKLHQALAVGNYCEKHRISFDTLLTVSKTDLKRDTYSPLRDQYPNGGKFSLKQLMQYTLHLSDNNACDILFRFIGGPDVTDRYIRSLGIKDFFIQHTEEDMHRNLNLCYQNWSTPLATAEVIEALLTRPLFDKENQEFIKKSLITCQTGKSRIVRPLQDKNVTVGHKTGTGDYNKSGQLIAINDAGFVLFPDGRRYTLVVFVKNSQENPEHTEAIIAHISGMVYQAFSKP, from the coding sequence ATGAAAACAAGCTACCTGATTCTTTTATTACTCCTACTCCCTATCCATTCCTTGGCTAGCAATTGTCTTCAAGAACTACATTCAAATATTAATCATTTTATCGCACAGCAAAAGGCAGAAATAGGAGTAGCAATTATCGCAGAGGGAAAAGATACGCTCACCATAGGAAACAATCACCACTATCCCTTGATGAGTGTATTCAAATTGCATCAAGCGCTAGCTGTTGGAAACTATTGTGAAAAACATCGGATATCCTTTGACACTCTGCTCACTGTAAGCAAAACGGACCTCAAACGCGATACATATAGCCCGCTAAGAGACCAATACCCCAATGGAGGGAAATTCTCGCTCAAACAATTGATGCAATATACTCTTCATTTGAGTGACAACAATGCATGCGACATTTTATTTAGATTTATTGGAGGCCCCGATGTGACCGACCGTTACATCCGAAGTTTGGGTATCAAAGATTTCTTCATTCAGCATACGGAAGAGGATATGCACCGCAACCTGAATCTTTGCTACCAGAACTGGAGTACGCCTCTCGCCACCGCAGAAGTCATTGAGGCCTTACTCACCCGCCCCTTGTTTGACAAGGAAAATCAGGAATTCATAAAAAAATCCCTTATCACCTGTCAGACCGGAAAAAGTAGAATAGTCCGTCCTTTACAAGATAAAAATGTTACCGTAGGACACAAAACCGGTACCGGCGACTATAACAAATCCGGTCAACTCATTGCAATCAATGATGCCGGATTTGTACTGTTTCCAGACGGACGTCGTTATACATTGGTAGTATTCGTCAAAAATTCTCAGGAAAATCCTGAACATACCGAAGCAATCATCGCACACATTTCAGGAATGGTTTATCAAGCTTTCTCCAAGCCCTGA
- a CDS encoding WG repeat-containing protein, which translates to MKVNNLLVSGFTLCMLSIIPQPMEAQFFKKIGNMLEAVDKALGGDTSKKITATENAETDSPQVNRTVNGIHQATLYDRDITMKCPVVTNQTKVITVDVTPNIYVNMTPYSDGVAFVKVDKKCFFVDTLGNKVLDFNYSLPFMQEYPRFYQGVCPVKKNMAKNMSLIDKAGKVVMELPVYNCTNFVDGVAVGFLSVTKGYSKVTRAVYFNTKGALVYKNLIEDVKFGTLEALRPLCEGLAAHYSYSKQLYGFRDKDGNLVISPSYSKVQDFNDGLAAVQTTSGKWGYIDKTGKMVIEAKFSSEPSPFSEGYAVVEKRDGKKCYIDKQGNVVFDGLRDAHYFHHGRAFVRLDRMSKYTLALIDKNFKVVSEFHTDLNTLPLKDAVSYSENDILVSNCFVTEMGDMILGAEQLKNHFSDGLTYCIVLKEGGKTTCGCINRKGEFVFIFKESEF; encoded by the coding sequence ATGAAAGTAAATAATTTATTAGTATCAGGCTTTACCTTGTGTATGCTAAGTATCATTCCCCAACCAATGGAAGCGCAGTTCTTTAAAAAGATAGGCAATATGCTTGAAGCAGTAGATAAAGCATTAGGTGGAGATACCTCGAAAAAAATTACAGCAACAGAAAATGCCGAGACTGATTCCCCTCAAGTGAATAGAACTGTAAATGGCATACATCAAGCTACATTGTATGACAGGGATATAACGATGAAATGTCCTGTAGTAACCAATCAGACCAAAGTGATAACAGTAGATGTGACTCCCAATATTTATGTAAATATGACACCTTATTCTGATGGGGTTGCTTTTGTGAAGGTAGACAAAAAATGTTTCTTTGTAGATACCTTAGGCAATAAAGTTCTTGATTTCAATTATAGCCTTCCTTTTATGCAGGAATATCCTCGTTTTTATCAGGGAGTTTGTCCTGTGAAAAAAAACATGGCAAAGAATATGTCATTAATAGACAAGGCAGGTAAGGTGGTCATGGAACTGCCAGTATATAATTGCACAAACTTTGTAGATGGAGTAGCTGTTGGATTCTTATCTGTTACTAAAGGATATAGTAAAGTCACAAGAGCAGTTTATTTTAATACAAAAGGAGCACTTGTTTATAAAAATTTGATTGAAGATGTCAAATTTGGAACTTTGGAAGCTCTCCGTCCATTGTGTGAAGGACTTGCAGCCCATTATAGCTATTCGAAACAACTATATGGATTTAGAGATAAAGATGGGAATTTGGTTATTTCTCCAAGTTATTCAAAAGTACAAGATTTCAATGACGGGCTGGCAGCTGTTCAGACAACAAGTGGAAAATGGGGCTACATTGACAAAACAGGTAAAATGGTAATTGAAGCAAAGTTCTCGTCAGAACCAAGTCCGTTCAGTGAAGGTTATGCAGTAGTGGAAAAACGGGATGGGAAAAAATGCTATATTGACAAACAAGGAAATGTTGTTTTTGACGGATTAAGAGATGCCCATTATTTTCATCATGGAAGAGCCTTTGTCCGTTTAGACAGGATGTCTAAATACACACTCGCCTTAATAGATAAAAATTTTAAAGTTGTTTCTGAATTTCATACTGACTTGAATACTTTACCTTTAAAAGATGCCGTTTCTTATTCTGAAAATGATATTTTGGTAAGTAATTGTTTCGTAACCGAAATGGGAGATATGATTTTGGGAGCAGAACAGTTAAAAAATCATTTTTCGGACGGATTGACTTATTGTATTGTTTTAAAAGAAGGAGGAAAAACCACTTGCGGTTGTATTAATCGTAAAGGTGAATTCGTCTTTATATTTAAAGAATCTGAATTCTAG
- a CDS encoding DUF4878 domain-containing protein: MKKLTVMLMTACSMLLIACSSNTPTKTVKKAFDALIDGDYETYVRSLYVEDKSDPEKVEKDIQDLIKIVKRNSEDEDEKVKSYEILNEEQSKTGKWVRITYKLTNADGTENTSDFYLTKDDTGEWKIQMFGTDRLMDE; the protein is encoded by the coding sequence ATGAAAAAACTAACTGTAATGCTAATGACAGCATGCAGCATGCTGCTCATTGCCTGCTCATCAAACACCCCCACAAAAACGGTAAAAAAGGCCTTCGATGCACTCATTGACGGTGATTATGAAACGTATGTAAGAAGCCTCTATGTGGAAGACAAATCAGATCCGGAAAAGGTTGAAAAAGATATTCAGGATTTAATCAAAATAGTAAAACGCAATTCAGAGGACGAAGATGAAAAAGTTAAAAGCTACGAAATCCTAAACGAAGAACAGAGTAAGACAGGAAAATGGGTTCGCATCACCTACAAGCTCACCAACGCTGATGGTACAGAGAACACTTCTGATTTCTATTTGACAAAAGATGATACAGGAGAGTGGAAAATTCAAATGTTCGGAACAGACAGATTGATGGATGAATAA
- a CDS encoding caspase family protein — MLFLFAVLSGSHADARTGRALVVAIGKYPVDSGWENIHGDNDGILVSELLDRNHYQQIILLENEKATKGAINLALQKLYENVKAGDYLFLHFSCHGQQMMDLNGDEEDGLDEALVPYDALFWYLPGIYEGEKHFSDDELGEWIDRFRRKLGKSGQIFVLLDACHSGTANRYVSGVYIRGVTKIFAPDNYTPRRGKHLECSMKLKSLANLAPTMVLSACKPEETNYEYYSRKSKCHYGKLTYSFVQVAEKQIAGFTAEGWCKVVNETMRQLPSSPLLKLQHPYMECSDKEKLFILSVIH; from the coding sequence GTGTTATTTTTATTTGCAGTTCTGAGCGGGAGTCATGCAGACGCTCGTACGGGAAGGGCGTTGGTGGTGGCTATTGGTAAATATCCGGTGGATAGTGGATGGGAAAATATTCATGGTGATAACGATGGCATATTAGTCTCTGAATTGCTGGATAGAAATCATTATCAACAGATTATCTTGTTGGAAAATGAAAAGGCCACCAAGGGAGCAATTAATCTGGCGTTGCAAAAGTTGTATGAGAATGTGAAGGCTGGCGACTATTTGTTTTTGCATTTTTCTTGCCATGGGCAGCAGATGATGGATTTGAATGGGGATGAAGAGGACGGGTTGGATGAAGCCTTGGTCCCTTATGATGCATTGTTCTGGTATCTTCCTGGTATTTATGAGGGAGAAAAGCATTTCAGTGATGATGAATTGGGGGAATGGATTGACAGGTTTCGGCGCAAATTGGGGAAATCCGGACAGATTTTCGTACTTTTGGATGCATGCCATAGTGGAACTGCCAATCGCTATGTGAGTGGTGTTTATATCCGTGGTGTCACTAAAATTTTTGCTCCGGATAATTATACTCCTCGACGAGGAAAGCATTTGGAGTGTAGTATGAAATTGAAGTCTTTGGCTAATCTGGCTCCTACTATGGTATTGAGTGCATGTAAGCCGGAGGAGACAAATTATGAATATTATAGTCGGAAGAGCAAGTGTCATTATGGAAAACTGACTTATAGTTTCGTACAGGTGGCAGAAAAACAAATTGCTGGATTTACGGCTGAAGGTTGGTGCAAGGTAGTAAATGAGACCATGCGACAGTTACCTTCCAGTCCGTTGTTGAAATTACAACATCCATATATGGAGTGTAGTGATAAGGAGAAGCTGTTTATATTGTCTGTGATTCATTAA
- a CDS encoding RNA polymerase sigma factor, which translates to MHFVFDWKRRGENQDVRGDILSKDGIEELYRLYRVRFMGYMQKRYQLGEEEISDIYHDSFLLMIDNIRTGKYQQQDASLFTYLLGIGKNRVLKKFQKETERPLVAGWISELLPDTDWKNALEEASRLVNEGESVCNQILQLFYWERLSMSEIAERMGYQSASVAKSKKNSCMRRFSFELKRRLERMGIYYKLKK; encoded by the coding sequence ATGCATTTTGTGTTTGACTGGAAAAGACGGGGAGAAAATCAGGATGTTCGAGGAGATATCCTTTCCAAGGACGGAATAGAGGAGCTTTATAGGTTGTACCGGGTACGATTTATGGGATATATGCAGAAAAGATATCAATTGGGAGAAGAGGAAATATCAGATATTTATCATGATAGTTTCTTGTTGATGATTGATAATATTCGTACTGGAAAATACCAGCAGCAGGATGCTTCTCTTTTCACTTATCTTTTGGGGATTGGGAAGAACCGGGTTTTAAAGAAGTTTCAGAAAGAAACCGAACGTCCTCTTGTGGCTGGATGGATAAGTGAATTATTACCGGATACCGACTGGAAGAATGCATTGGAAGAGGCGTCTCGTCTGGTGAATGAAGGAGAGTCTGTGTGTAATCAGATATTGCAGCTGTTCTATTGGGAACGCTTGAGTATGAGTGAGATTGCCGAGCGGATGGGCTATCAATCGGCGAGTGTGGCTAAAAGTAAGAAGAATTCGTGTATGCGCCGTTTTTCTTTTGAGCTGAAACGCAGGCTGGAGAGAATGGGCATTTATTATAAACTGAAGAAATAA
- a CDS encoding CHAT domain-containing protein — protein sequence MVLRYLLFVVVWLGCMLKVTALYAYHSSNRQLETYWEPLIGDSLEYAWELYQQSLDCLEKKCPSFFEELSEEAEKIFGRELDKDVFSWKYLELVRRNLEISFSRNKTLIDKDEDSSLGIAYMFDLLKVSTNLVRARTILEQCDEQPDSIYSFYEAWFQKCKARYLADCSLYKIKQGKLQEALTSCEEALTLSLQYEPVSFHRLSRQKDAIQYLMQLHPDEAGKMMEGLKQIASPAFTKEEIFQNGTLPLFYLYTIQMACICERQGHLEQAAGVYRCLLAEIRKYLSMDLFYFLPEERDELGNLLRYYLDMIQRFSLRHIRHESVAELLLEHSLLKENLLAVSPSPVTRIKEDSRPIALDLQKSIDSLYYTPDYYLLPGNPRYFSKFDMWVKLIGLKRKQVSLVGGFSPSECDSAQLKDWRSLKRWLAPDETLIKIIDLPINFYDRQYVALVMRADLSCPRVVVLPKKRELFRLRVENREADEIWKPISRFIGSSTKLYLCLEGDMMEVYWGNMLYQKKRLLETYDLHYLLSIEDFLRLKMGRKDDKEAEYTLYGFGGAYFSQLPSLKGVRGQGVQYLPGSREELCRIDTLLPKGWKSHLFLGRKANKANFLGLSFQVVPHSIIHVATHGFSLLYDKNVPDGRIVSFEENPLVGCSAYKNPMLRNGFLLTGANRYWNKPIPYDAMDSGIVTACDVSQMNLNGTDLVVLSACRSASGEMKDGEGLFGLIRAFKVAGAKAVLANLNNISDTKTVLFITAFYRYWVNGCSMFEAFARTQRELISSQPEDEFLWSGFVLFE from the coding sequence ATGGTTTTAAGGTACTTACTCTTTGTTGTGGTATGGCTGGGATGTATGTTGAAGGTAACGGCTTTATATGCGTATCATTCTTCAAACCGACAGCTGGAAACATATTGGGAACCGCTCATCGGAGATAGTCTGGAATATGCCTGGGAACTTTATCAGCAAAGTCTGGATTGCCTGGAAAAGAAATGTCCTTCATTCTTTGAGGAATTGTCGGAAGAAGCAGAGAAGATATTTGGTCGGGAACTGGATAAAGACGTTTTTTCGTGGAAGTATCTGGAACTTGTGCGGAGAAATTTGGAAATCAGTTTTAGCAGGAACAAAACACTCATTGATAAAGATGAGGACAGCAGTCTAGGAATAGCCTATATGTTTGATTTGTTAAAAGTGAGTACGAATTTGGTGCGTGCCAGAACGATTTTGGAACAGTGTGATGAACAACCGGACAGTATTTATTCCTTTTATGAAGCCTGGTTTCAAAAATGTAAGGCACGCTATCTGGCAGATTGCAGTCTGTATAAAATCAAGCAAGGAAAGCTGCAGGAAGCTTTGACCAGTTGTGAAGAGGCATTGACTTTGAGTCTGCAATATGAGCCTGTTTCTTTTCACAGACTTTCCAGACAAAAGGATGCCATTCAGTATCTCATGCAGTTACATCCTGATGAAGCTGGGAAAATGATGGAAGGATTGAAACAAATAGCTTCTCCAGCCTTTACGAAGGAAGAAATCTTTCAAAATGGCACTTTGCCATTATTCTATTTATATACCATCCAAATGGCCTGTATATGCGAACGACAAGGACATCTGGAGCAGGCTGCTGGAGTCTATCGTTGTCTGCTGGCTGAAATCCGAAAATATTTGAGTATGGATTTATTTTATTTTCTGCCAGAGGAACGAGACGAACTCGGTAATCTCTTGCGATATTATCTGGACATGATACAGCGTTTTTCTCTCCGCCATATCCGGCATGAATCTGTGGCTGAGCTACTTCTGGAGCACAGCCTGTTGAAAGAAAATTTATTGGCTGTCAGTCCTTCGCCCGTCACTCGAATTAAGGAAGATTCCCGTCCTATAGCCCTCGATTTGCAGAAGTCGATAGATTCACTTTATTATACTCCTGATTATTATCTGTTGCCCGGAAATCCTCGCTATTTCAGTAAGTTTGACATGTGGGTCAAGCTGATTGGATTGAAGCGGAAACAAGTTTCTTTGGTAGGAGGATTTTCGCCTTCAGAGTGTGATTCGGCGCAGTTAAAGGATTGGAGAAGTTTGAAAAGGTGGCTTGCTCCCGATGAAACGCTTATCAAAATAATCGATTTACCGATTAATTTCTATGACCGGCAATATGTAGCCTTGGTTATGAGGGCAGATTTGTCATGTCCAAGGGTTGTGGTGTTACCGAAGAAAAGGGAGCTTTTTCGCCTCCGTGTGGAAAATCGGGAGGCTGACGAGATATGGAAGCCTATCAGCCGGTTTATTGGTTCCTCAACCAAGTTGTATCTTTGTCTGGAAGGGGATATGATGGAGGTGTATTGGGGGAATATGCTGTATCAGAAGAAAAGATTGCTTGAAACATACGACTTGCATTATTTATTGAGTATTGAAGATTTTCTTCGACTGAAAATGGGTAGAAAGGATGATAAAGAGGCTGAATATACATTGTATGGATTTGGTGGGGCCTATTTTTCGCAGCTCCCTTCACTGAAAGGAGTGCGGGGGCAGGGAGTCCAGTATTTACCGGGGAGCAGGGAGGAATTATGTCGTATTGATACGCTGCTTCCGAAGGGATGGAAATCTCATTTGTTTTTAGGCCGTAAGGCGAATAAGGCCAATTTTCTGGGTTTGTCTTTTCAGGTTGTCCCACATAGTATCATTCATGTGGCGACTCATGGCTTTTCCTTGTTGTACGATAAAAACGTTCCGGATGGGAGGATTGTGTCTTTTGAAGAAAATCCGTTGGTGGGTTGCAGCGCGTATAAGAATCCGATGCTGCGGAATGGATTCTTGCTTACGGGAGCCAACCGTTATTGGAATAAACCGATACCTTATGATGCCATGGATTCCGGCATAGTGACGGCATGCGATGTTTCTCAAATGAACTTGAATGGAACAGACCTGGTGGTTTTATCGGCCTGCCGTTCTGCTTCCGGCGAGATGAAGGATGGAGAAGGATTGTTTGGTTTGATAAGGGCTTTTAAAGTGGCAGGTGCCAAGGCTGTATTAGCCAACTTGAATAATATATCGGACACAAAGACAGTGCTTTTCATTACGGCTTTTTATCGTTATTGGGTCAATGGATGTAGCATGTTCGAAGCGTTTGCCAGGACGCAGCGTGAGCTGATAAGCAGCCAGCCGGAAGATGAGTTTCTGTGGAGCGGCTTTGTTTTGTTTGAATAA
- a CDS encoding carboxypeptidase regulatory-like domain-containing protein translates to MKKFILLFWLILGALSLSSCTEEEEITQGDIVGVVTDAVNGTQPLSGVQVSILPNGASTSTGSDGKFSFPQLKAGEYKIQFMKEGYETNTKSVTVVPGQVSNADIQLTAVVQDALIQITPSTLNFGTTQNELSVKIQNNGNTSTDWSLDLGSHTWLIANPIAGQIEANKQQSIIFTVDRDKLTETQTAIIKLSAFGNSFPINVSCAPKNAQSYMSVEPEILDFGNDVQELPLTIKNTGNSTLNWSIASPSEPAITLSENSGSITAKGSKVVKVFLNRNNGAVNINTTLVLSDGIKEQAIQVVSGSESQTGIMNIEPEILDFGKDINEASFTISNTGKGELSWNIEEIKENSLTVTPTEGKITAGSSQTVNVQLDRDKMPEELNATLNVSDGKTHKTIQITGQKDNSPSLVVGQGLYAYYKFDGDFNDMTENAINGFGNNSPSFVEGITEGSQAVKFSLTDNSSFIVPKAITDSRTLTVSFWGKDFSDGNIFYLVSSNNNASMFTFTMSQGSLKFVTTRYNNEYQYSNRPAFTHPTITDGKWHHIALVSDFNNIEYATTTTSLYVDGVLVDTITEYVNPFEEGTHSQASYGTGIKFIMGGNVTIERKTVNGTNMTIDNFRVYNTRCLSDKEIKQIYDAKQ, encoded by the coding sequence ATGAAAAAATTCATTCTTTTATTCTGGCTAATCCTTGGTGCATTGTCACTATCATCATGCACCGAAGAAGAAGAAATTACACAAGGGGACATCGTAGGAGTAGTAACAGATGCTGTCAATGGGACACAGCCCCTAAGTGGCGTACAAGTAAGCATACTTCCGAATGGAGCCAGCACCAGTACAGGAAGTGATGGGAAATTCAGCTTTCCTCAGCTAAAAGCTGGAGAGTACAAAATTCAATTTATGAAAGAAGGGTATGAAACCAATACCAAAAGCGTAACGGTTGTACCAGGACAAGTTTCAAATGCAGATATCCAACTTACTGCTGTTGTGCAAGATGCGCTTATACAAATCACCCCTTCTACCTTGAATTTTGGGACAACTCAAAACGAGCTGTCTGTAAAAATCCAAAACAACGGCAACACAAGCACCGACTGGAGCTTGGATTTAGGAAGCCACACTTGGTTAATTGCCAACCCGATAGCTGGACAAATAGAAGCAAACAAGCAACAAAGCATCATTTTCACCGTAGACCGTGACAAACTGACCGAGACACAGACTGCAATCATCAAGTTATCCGCGTTCGGCAATTCTTTCCCTATCAACGTGTCGTGCGCTCCGAAAAATGCACAATCTTACATGAGTGTAGAACCCGAAATTCTTGACTTTGGCAACGATGTACAAGAATTACCCCTCACCATCAAGAATACAGGAAACTCCACATTAAACTGGTCTATTGCCAGTCCATCAGAACCAGCTATTACTCTATCCGAAAACAGTGGTTCCATTACAGCAAAAGGTTCTAAAGTAGTAAAAGTCTTCCTAAACCGCAACAATGGAGCTGTAAACATAAACACTACTTTAGTTTTATCAGACGGAATCAAAGAGCAGGCCATACAAGTTGTCTCTGGAAGTGAATCTCAAACCGGTATCATGAATATTGAACCTGAAATACTTGATTTTGGAAAAGATATCAATGAAGCTTCATTTACCATAAGCAACACCGGAAAGGGAGAATTAAGCTGGAACATAGAGGAAATCAAAGAAAACAGCCTGACAGTAACTCCCACTGAAGGGAAAATTACTGCAGGAAGCAGTCAAACTGTAAATGTGCAACTGGACCGAGACAAAATGCCGGAAGAACTCAATGCAACGCTGAACGTTTCAGATGGAAAAACACACAAGACAATCCAAATTACAGGTCAGAAAGACAACTCTCCCAGCCTTGTAGTCGGCCAAGGACTTTATGCATATTACAAATTTGACGGTGACTTCAATGATATGACAGAAAATGCAATCAATGGATTCGGGAATAATTCTCCTTCTTTCGTAGAAGGAATTACGGAAGGCTCACAAGCTGTCAAATTCAGTCTTACAGACAACAGTTCATTCATCGTTCCTAAAGCAATCACCGACAGTCGTACGCTGACGGTCAGTTTTTGGGGAAAAGACTTTAGCGACGGCAATATTTTTTATTTAGTCTCATCCAACAACAACGCTTCCATGTTTACATTTACAATGAGCCAAGGAAGTCTTAAGTTTGTAACGACACGCTATAACAATGAATATCAATATAGCAACAGACCCGCCTTCACACACCCTACTATAACAGACGGCAAATGGCATCATATTGCACTGGTATCTGATTTCAATAACATCGAATATGCCACCACAACGACTTCACTTTACGTTGATGGAGTTCTTGTAGATACTATCACAGAGTACGTTAATCCATTTGAAGAAGGAACTCATTCTCAGGCATCCTATGGTACAGGTATTAAATTCATTATGGGAGGTAATGTCACTATAGAAAGAAAAACTGTAAATGGCACAAACATGACGATTGACAATTTCCGGGTATATAATACCCGTTGTCTGTCAGACAAGGAAATCAAACAAATTTATGATGCCAAACAATAA
- the rpmA gene encoding 50S ribosomal protein L27 — MAHKKGVGSSKNGRESASKRLGVKIFGGSACKAGNIIVRQRGTVHNPGENVGMGSDHTLYALVDGTVCFKKGREDRSYVSVIPCAEA, encoded by the coding sequence ATGGCACATAAGAAAGGTGTAGGTAGTTCTAAGAACGGCCGTGAGTCAGCTAGTAAGAGATTAGGCGTAAAGATATTCGGTGGTTCAGCTTGCAAAGCTGGTAACATCATTGTTCGTCAAAGAGGAACAGTTCACAACCCGGGTGAAAACGTAGGTATGGGTAGTGACCACACTCTTTACGCATTGGTAGACGGTACTGTATGTTTCAAGAAAGGTCGCGAAGACAGAAGCTATGTTTCTGTAATTCCTTGCGCTGAAGCATAA
- the rplU gene encoding 50S ribosomal protein L21 has product MYVIVEINGQQFKAEEGKKLFVQHIQNAENGATVEFDKVLLVDNNGTVTVGAPTVDGAKVVCEVASHLVKGDKVLVFHKKRRKGYRKLNGHRQQFTELTIKQVIA; this is encoded by the coding sequence ATGTACGTAATCGTAGAAATTAACGGTCAGCAGTTCAAAGCAGAAGAAGGCAAGAAACTGTTTGTTCAGCACATCCAGAACGCTGAAAACGGTGCAACTGTTGAATTTGACAAAGTCTTGTTGGTTGACAACAACGGTACTGTAACTGTAGGTGCTCCTACTGTAGACGGTGCAAAAGTGGTTTGCGAAGTAGCTTCTCACTTGGTAAAAGGTGACAAGGTATTGGTATTCCACAAAAAGAGAAGAAAAGGTTACAGAAAACTGAACGGTCATCGCCAGCAGTTTACTGAATTGACAATCAAACAAGTTATTGCTTAA